Below is a genomic region from Drosophila albomicans strain 15112-1751.03 chromosome 2R, ASM965048v2, whole genome shotgun sequence.
ATCTTCctttgcttaattaaattcagGAGGATAAAGCAATTGAGCAAGTTTTGTGGAAGTAAAGTAGAATTTAGTGTAAGGAGGACTTCAAATCGAATTTTggttgaaaaatataatttctttatagaATTCTTAAACCATctacaaatcaaatatatattctctGTTAAGATTCAATTATTTGTCTATCTAATATAGGCTTACTACAAACCCAAGGCcttgtataaaatttaatactcAACTCAACGTCTTAAAGCTTTCATTTATAATGCCAACTTAAAGCTCTGTAGAAATTCCAAGTAAAAtctgtgttttgcttttgattgcaGGTTGTGTTTTTAACAGCCTcaggaaattgttttttttttttatttttcgtattttatttgaaattccaGGTCCAAGCTCAGCTGCTTTggtaattacaattttaattaaaatcgttGCTTTTTggacatttgtttttcttgtagATATTTGGTTGTTTGCCGTTTTACGTGCCGTCTTTTGTGGCATGCAATgggattgttgttgttgttgttgctgcttttaagCTTAACGTGCATAAGGCAAATTGcacaatttacataatttctAGCTGTAACCGGCAAATTGCTTTGGCATCGGTTGCAGCTGGCATATTCCcacacaacatcaacaacaacaacatcaaccacaacaacaattagaaaTGCAGATCCAACAATCCATAATTGGAACTGCTGCTAATGAGAAGCAAACTCAAGTGACCGACTCACCTGTACAACTTCTCCTCCGTCGTCTACCACAAAAGTTGGTCTACTCCCCATACGTTGTAAACATTTCTCTGCCTAGCTTCATTGGTATGTGCGCATTGAGATTGCTCATGCTTATGACAATTACTCGTGGTGACTCATCTTGACTTTAGGGCTATATTGTCAGCAGACTAAGTGTACTCGATATGCCTTTAACAATGGGGAATACCACTAAGCGCATTAAGCTGAATCGTCAGACGATTATTGCAGTTACAAGTCAATAAAGATAATTGTGATTATAATCTCATAGTATACTAAACAAtagtgtaaataaaaaatgttctcATAGTCGACAGTGCTTTttgtttcattaaaatatttaaagtagcTTCAAATTTTAGTGTCTGCTTTCAATTCAACACACTTCCTCCGTCTATTGCCACTATTCCACATCAGCTTTCTTTAAACTCTATTCACGATGGATACGGACTTTGATTATGGCACTCCACCACCAGAAGAACGCTTAATACGAGAACATACTTTGACCGCAGAACAAGAAGCAGATTTAACGGAAGCCTTTACACTGTTTGATACTAAAAATCAAGGCTATATATCTATGAAACAATTGAAGGATATAATGCATGCAGTTGCGCACAATCCGCTGGAGCATGAACTGCAGGAATACTATAATGAATATGATCCCAATAGTACAGATGAATTGTATCTCAGTGATTTTCTGCATCTGATGTCAGAGCGTTATAAGGACATGACGCCGGAGGATGAGGTTATATTGGCATTTCAGGTCTTCGACAAAGACGATAATGGATATATacatgaaaatgaatttcgaCAAATTATGTCTACGATGGGAGATCCCATGGATCCTGATGATGTCGATCAGATTATACTCGATGCCGATTCGAATACCGAGGGCAATATTCTCTATAGAAATTTCGTAGCCATGATGAGTGAAAAGTAAAGCAGGCGACGATCATTTGACAGTTTTAAGTTTCAAGTTTTGGATacgaataacaaattaaatgcttcAGTCTGTAAATACTCACAAAATAGTTTAAGTCGACAAAAAACTCAAAATCGAAACTCTTTTACATTTCTCCCGACAAGAAATCATAATCATTCACAATCATGGTTCAAGATTTGACTGACGAGCAAATTGCCGAATACAAGGAGGCGTTTTCCCTATTCGATAAAACTGGGACCGGCATGATAAGCACTCGGGAGTTGGGCAATCTGATGAAGTCGTTGGGCCAGAATCCCACCGAAGCGGAGTTAAGGGATCTTGTGAATGAAATCGATCTCAATGGTGACGGTGAAATAGATTTTGCGGAATTTTGCTCGTTAATGTCGAAACAAGCGAACGAGGGCGACGCCGATGAGGAACTTCGTGAGGCATTCAAAATCTTTGACAAGGATGAGGATGGTTTCATCTCGCCAGCCGAGCTGCGATTCGTTATGACAAATCTGGGAGAGAAGCTAACCGACGAGGAGATCGATGATATGATACGTGAAGCTGATTTTGATGGTGATGGTCTCATTAACTATGAGGAGTTTGTTTATATGATCACGCAGAAgtaaaatttgaagcaaacccacttttatgcaaattttgtaaatagttCAATGCAAcagtttaaattaaagtttcgATGAAAGTATAAGAAGAGTTGTCTCGTCATGTTTCCAAGCTAATCATTGGTTTCGTCTGAGCACAACTTCAACATCAACCTTGTGCACGTTGTCATCAAACTTGGGCTTCACTTGCGTCCTGTGCTCTTCTCTTCGCTTGCTCATATTTGCGTAAATTTCATGTTTCGGTTTTTGTGGTCGGTTGCTTTGAGAATTTTGCTTGAGAGACTTTTGCCAAGCACTGAGCACTGTGCGGCGTCTGCCTTCTCCTCCATATGCTGATGAGGCTTCGTGGGCGTGGCAGACATCTGAGCTGAAGCTGGGACGGTGCACCTTTGTGGCTTGCGAGCAATTTTCCTGTtgcttaaattcaatttacttatgcattaaaattaaattttacctGAGGCTCAATGGCTCTCGACTCAACTTGCTGTGTTCACTCTGCTGCAGGCGCAGTACAACATGTTCCTGcctttatctttttttttgttgatccTTTAGGGAGTATCATgacatttttgcatattacaCTACAAATTTCCTGATGGCGTTCCCGGTTAACGAAATGCCAGCTTTGCTTAATTGAAAGTTCTCAAAACATTGGCACAGAAATCGATGCATTTTCAAGTGTAAACGATCCAAGTGACAGCCACAGcaaaggcaatggcaatggcaatggtaACAAAAAACAGTGCAGATTTCAATTTCAGATGCAACATCAATAAGCACTTGCAAtggcataaatataatatatacccccagagagagaaagagagcgaaagaga
It encodes:
- the LOC117575600 gene encoding uncharacterized protein LOC117575600 — translated: MDTDFDYGTPPPEERLIREHTLTAEQEADLTEAFTLFDTKNQGYISMKQLKDIMHAVAHNPLEHELQEYYNEYDPNSTDELYLSDFLHLMSERYKDMTPEDEVILAFQVFDKDDNGYIHENEFRQIMSTMGDPMDPDDVDQIILDADSNTEGNILYRNFVAMMSEK
- the LOC117575601 gene encoding calmodulin-related protein 97A, which codes for MVQDLTDEQIAEYKEAFSLFDKTGTGMISTRELGNLMKSLGQNPTEAELRDLVNEIDLNGDGEIDFAEFCSLMSKQANEGDADEELREAFKIFDKDEDGFISPAELRFVMTNLGEKLTDEEIDDMIREADFDGDGLINYEEFVYMITQK